In the genome of Streptomyces racemochromogenes, one region contains:
- the ggt gene encoding gamma-glutamyltransferase gives MRASAARQLAFAALAGALVSTGAAAPPSQTATPPKVPVAAGYGGAVASVDADASAAGVAVLRAGGNAVDAAVAVAAALGVTEPYSAGIGGGGYFVYYDASSRRVHTIDGRETAPATATATLFQENGVPIPFAEGQTSGRSVGVPGTPATWKSALDAWGSRPLAQLLRPAEKLARDGFTVDSTFRAQTEANQDRFKDFPATRELFLPGGQLPVVGSTFKNPDLAATYAELARKGTGALYRGPIAEDIVNTVRKPPVDPAATRNVRPGDLTTADLRAYATKRQAPTQIAYRGLDVYSMAPSSSGGTTVGEALNILERTDLSGLSQAQYLHRYIEASRIAFADRGRWVGDPAAESVPTRELLSQRFADSRACLIKPDRTLTSPLAPGDPRNPVPCATTGETAPTTYEGENTTHLTVADRWGNVVSYTLTIESTGGSAITVPGRGFLLNNELTDFSFAPAAPGVPDPNLPGPGKRPRSSMSPTIVLDHGRPVLAVGSPGGATIITTVLQTLTGHLDRGLPLVDAIAAPRASQRNQTTTELEPGLWNSPLRAELEGLGQAFRQNPEIGAATGVQRLPDGRWLAAAETTRRGGGSAMVVRPHGKP, from the coding sequence ATGCGTGCTTCCGCCGCACGTCAGTTAGCGTTCGCCGCCCTCGCCGGGGCGCTCGTCTCCACCGGGGCCGCCGCCCCGCCCTCGCAGACGGCGACCCCGCCGAAGGTGCCGGTCGCCGCCGGCTACGGCGGAGCCGTCGCCAGCGTCGACGCGGACGCCTCCGCCGCCGGCGTCGCCGTACTGCGGGCCGGCGGCAATGCGGTGGACGCCGCCGTCGCCGTCGCCGCCGCGCTCGGGGTCACCGAGCCGTACTCCGCCGGGATCGGCGGGGGCGGCTACTTCGTCTACTACGACGCCTCCTCCCGCCGGGTGCACACCATCGACGGCCGCGAGACCGCGCCCGCCACGGCCACCGCCACCCTCTTCCAGGAGAACGGCGTCCCCATCCCCTTCGCCGAGGGCCAGACCAGCGGACGCTCGGTCGGCGTCCCCGGCACCCCCGCCACCTGGAAGAGCGCCCTCGACGCCTGGGGCAGCCGCCCGCTCGCCCAGCTCCTGCGCCCCGCCGAGAAGCTGGCCCGCGACGGCTTCACGGTCGACAGCACCTTCCGCGCCCAGACCGAGGCCAACCAGGACCGCTTCAAGGACTTCCCCGCCACCCGCGAGCTGTTCCTGCCCGGCGGCCAACTGCCCGTGGTCGGATCCACCTTCAAGAACCCCGACCTCGCCGCGACCTACGCCGAACTCGCCCGCAAGGGCACCGGCGCGCTCTACCGGGGCCCGATCGCCGAGGACATCGTCAACACCGTCCGCAAACCCCCCGTCGACCCGGCCGCCACCCGCAACGTCCGCCCCGGCGACCTCACCACCGCCGACCTGCGCGCCTACGCGACCAAGCGGCAGGCCCCGACGCAGATCGCGTACCGCGGCCTGGACGTCTACAGCATGGCGCCGTCCTCCTCCGGCGGCACCACCGTCGGCGAGGCGCTGAACATCCTGGAGCGCACCGACCTGTCGGGGCTGTCCCAGGCGCAGTACCTGCACCGCTACATCGAGGCCTCCCGGATCGCCTTCGCCGACCGGGGCCGCTGGGTCGGCGACCCGGCCGCCGAGTCCGTACCGACGCGGGAGCTGCTCTCGCAGCGGTTCGCCGACAGCCGCGCCTGCCTGATCAAGCCCGACCGGACGCTGACCAGCCCGCTGGCCCCCGGCGACCCCCGCAACCCGGTCCCGTGCGCCACCACGGGGGAGACCGCCCCCACCACCTACGAGGGGGAGAACACCACGCACCTGACGGTCGCCGACCGCTGGGGCAACGTGGTCTCCTACACCCTGACCATCGAGTCCACCGGCGGCAGCGCCATCACCGTCCCCGGGCGGGGCTTCCTGCTCAACAACGAGCTGACCGACTTCTCCTTCGCCCCGGCGGCCCCCGGCGTACCCGACCCGAACCTGCCCGGCCCCGGCAAGCGCCCGCGCTCGTCCATGTCCCCGACCATCGTCCTGGACCACGGCCGTCCGGTCCTCGCGGTCGGCTCCCCGGGCGGCGCCACCATCATCACCACCGTCCTGCAGACCCTGACCGGCCACCTGGACCGGGGCCTGCCGCTGGTGGACGCCATCGCGGCCCCGCGCGCCAGCCAGCGCAACCAGACCACCACCGAGCTGGAGCCGGGCCTGTGGAACAGCCCGCTGCGCGCCGAACTGGAGGGCCTGGGCCAGGCCTTCCGGCAGAACCCGGAGATCGGCGCCGCGACCGGCGTCCAGCGGCTGCCCGACGGCCGCTGGCTGGCGGCGGCCGAGACCACCCGCAGGGGCGGCGGCTCGGCGATGGTCGTACGGCCGCACGGCAAGCCGTAG
- a CDS encoding cytochrome P450, which produces MERAARPTGIPDVFDPRLYAEGVPHERYRLLRERHPVAWQEEPEVQGWPAGPGFWAVTRHADVVRVLRDHTAYSSWLGATQIRDPDPADLPFLRSTMLNQDPPDHGRLRRLVSRAFTPARVDAFADRARRRARTLLAAARDGAEDGTADVVRAVTDEYALLNLTDLLGVPPADRGLLLEWTVRVIGYQDPDDAPAPLLGPDGKPLNPRSPALLGEMFGYARELAAYKRAHPGDDVMTALAQAGLEPAELEMFFFLLTVAGNDTVRGAAPGGLLALARNPGAYRRLAAGATGTDRAVEELLRVHPPVLSFRRTAARDTELAGTPIRAGDKVVVFHASANHDERVFTDPGRLDLGRSPNPHVSFGDGPHVCLGAHFARLQLRTLYEEWRTAMPAPELAGEPRRLVSNFINGITRLPLRVSAPRR; this is translated from the coding sequence ATGGAACGCGCCGCCCGGCCCACCGGCATCCCCGACGTCTTCGACCCCCGCCTCTACGCCGAGGGCGTCCCGCACGAGCGCTACCGGCTGCTGCGCGAGCGGCACCCGGTCGCCTGGCAGGAGGAGCCCGAAGTCCAGGGCTGGCCCGCCGGGCCCGGCTTCTGGGCCGTCACCCGGCACGCCGACGTCGTCCGCGTCCTGCGCGACCACACCGCGTACTCCTCCTGGCTCGGGGCCACCCAGATCCGCGACCCCGACCCCGCCGACCTGCCGTTCCTGCGCAGCACCATGCTCAACCAGGACCCTCCCGACCACGGCCGGCTGCGCCGCCTGGTCTCCCGCGCCTTCACCCCCGCCCGCGTCGACGCCTTCGCGGACCGGGCCCGCCGGCGCGCCCGTACCCTCCTCGCCGCCGCCCGCGACGGCGCCGAGGACGGCACCGCCGACGTGGTGCGCGCCGTCACCGACGAGTACGCCCTGCTCAACCTCACCGACCTGCTCGGCGTGCCGCCCGCCGACCGGGGCCTGCTGCTGGAGTGGACCGTACGCGTCATCGGCTACCAGGACCCCGACGACGCCCCCGCACCCCTCCTCGGCCCCGACGGCAAGCCGCTGAACCCGCGCTCCCCGGCCCTGCTCGGCGAGATGTTCGGCTACGCCCGCGAACTCGCCGCGTACAAGCGCGCCCACCCCGGGGACGACGTGATGACCGCCCTCGCCCAGGCCGGACTGGAGCCCGCCGAGCTGGAGATGTTCTTCTTCCTGCTCACCGTCGCCGGCAACGACACCGTACGCGGCGCGGCACCCGGAGGCCTCCTCGCCCTCGCCCGGAACCCGGGCGCCTACCGCCGGCTCGCCGCCGGCGCCACCGGCACGGACCGGGCCGTCGAGGAACTCCTGCGCGTCCACCCGCCGGTACTCAGCTTCCGCCGCACCGCCGCCCGCGACACCGAACTCGCCGGGACACCGATCCGCGCCGGCGACAAGGTGGTCGTCTTCCACGCCTCCGCCAACCACGACGAACGCGTCTTCACCGACCCCGGCCGGCTCGACCTCGGCCGCTCCCCGAACCCGCACGTCTCCTTCGGCGACGGCCCGCACGTCTGCCTCGGCGCCCACTTCGCCCGGCTCCAGCTGCGCACCCTCTACGAGGAGTGGCGTACGGCGATGCCCGCGCCCGAACTCGCGGGGGAGCCGCGCCGGCTGGTCTCCAACTTCATCAACGGCATCACCCGGCTGCCGCTGCGGGTGTCCGCGCCGCGTCGGTGA
- a CDS encoding HAMP domain-containing sensor histidine kinase yields MRRLPPLGLRTRLIAAFLLVAAICAVSTAALTYRQARRAVLTQSQDTAVSTLRDQLEGQGMSLPMDRQQLQRLVNDLGKRGKPHSWVVYGEYGTLRASSNGTPTTSAVLTEKLREQVAANPHGAFQRVQDGRGEPYLTIGMPAVFTRDGSREPTGVTVYAVMPLTSERQTVDAMVEAAKQGAVPGLAISLVPALLAARSVLRPVRDMRRAAQNLGRGRLDTRIAVKGADELAGLARTFNETAGALEESVTELREAEARARRFAADVSHELRTPLAGMLAVTEVLDEDAAGLDPDTAKALRLISAETGKLAVLVEDLMEISRFDARAAELNLDDVDVAEAVGKTLERRRWDDDRVTTDLPGGIRARLDPRRFDVVLANLVGNALRHGEAPVRVAVRTQEHPGGPRLLLEVADSGPGIAEGVLPHIFDRFFKADAARARSAGSGLGLAITLENVRLHGGTLTAANGADGGAVFTLDMPLEATA; encoded by the coding sequence GTGCGCCGTCTCCCGCCGCTCGGCCTGCGCACCCGGCTGATCGCCGCGTTCCTGCTCGTCGCCGCCATCTGCGCCGTCAGCACCGCCGCCCTCACCTACCGGCAGGCCCGCAGGGCCGTACTGACCCAGAGCCAGGACACCGCGGTCAGCACCCTGCGCGACCAGCTGGAGGGCCAGGGCATGAGCCTGCCCATGGACCGCCAGCAGCTCCAGCGCCTCGTCAACGACCTGGGCAAACGCGGCAAACCCCACTCCTGGGTGGTCTACGGCGAGTACGGCACCCTGCGCGCCTCCTCCAACGGCACCCCCACCACCTCAGCCGTCCTCACCGAGAAGCTGCGCGAGCAGGTCGCGGCCAACCCGCACGGCGCCTTCCAGCGGGTGCAGGACGGCCGCGGCGAGCCCTACCTGACCATCGGCATGCCCGCCGTCTTCACCCGCGACGGCAGCCGCGAGCCCACCGGCGTCACCGTCTACGCCGTCATGCCGCTCACCAGCGAACGGCAGACCGTCGACGCCATGGTCGAAGCCGCCAAACAGGGCGCCGTACCGGGCCTGGCCATCTCCCTCGTACCCGCCCTGCTCGCCGCGCGCAGCGTCCTGCGCCCCGTACGCGACATGCGCCGCGCCGCCCAGAACCTGGGCCGGGGCCGTCTCGACACCCGCATCGCCGTCAAGGGCGCCGACGAACTCGCCGGCCTCGCCCGCACCTTCAACGAGACCGCCGGCGCCCTGGAGGAATCCGTCACCGAACTGCGGGAGGCGGAGGCCCGGGCCCGCCGCTTCGCCGCCGACGTCTCCCACGAACTGCGCACCCCGCTCGCCGGGATGCTCGCGGTCACCGAGGTGCTCGACGAGGACGCCGCCGGCCTCGACCCCGACACCGCCAAGGCCCTGCGGCTGATCAGCGCCGAGACCGGCAAGCTCGCCGTCCTCGTCGAGGACCTGATGGAGATCTCCCGCTTCGACGCCCGCGCCGCCGAACTCAACCTCGACGACGTGGACGTCGCCGAGGCCGTCGGCAAGACCCTGGAACGCCGCCGCTGGGACGACGACCGGGTCACCACCGACCTCCCCGGAGGGATCCGCGCCCGGCTCGACCCGCGCCGCTTCGACGTGGTCCTCGCCAACCTCGTCGGCAACGCCCTGAGGCACGGCGAGGCCCCCGTACGGGTCGCCGTACGCACACAGGAGCACCCCGGCGGGCCACGCCTGCTGCTGGAGGTCGCCGACAGCGGGCCGGGCATCGCCGAGGGGGTCCTCCCGCACATCTTCGACCGGTTCTTCAAGGCCGACGCCGCCCGCGCCCGCTCCGCCGGCAGCGGCCTCGGACTCGCCATCACCCTGGAGAACGTCCGCCTCCACGGCGGCACCCTGACCGCCGCCAACGGAGCCGACGGGGGAGCCGTGTTCACCCTCGACATGCCGCTGGAGGCAACCGCATGA
- a CDS encoding response regulator transcription factor: MPRVLLIEDDPSIREGVGLGLRRRGHEVSAAATGEEGLALIGGFRPELVLLDLMLPGINGVQVCRRIRETSQVPIIMLTARGDDFDIVVGLEAGADDYIVKPARTEIIEARIKAVLRRLKGPGGPPGVEHHGELAIDRAGLTVAKNGERVALAPSEIKLLLHLSASPEQVFSRQQLLEYVWEHSYHADARLVDACVRRLRNKVEDPDRHPRYIQTVRGFGYRFGPL; encoded by the coding sequence ATGCCACGCGTACTACTGATCGAGGACGACCCTTCCATCCGGGAAGGGGTCGGCCTCGGCCTGCGCCGCCGCGGCCACGAGGTGAGCGCCGCCGCCACCGGCGAGGAAGGACTGGCCCTCATCGGGGGTTTCCGCCCCGAGCTGGTCCTCCTGGACCTGATGCTGCCCGGCATCAACGGCGTACAGGTCTGCCGCCGGATCCGCGAGACCAGCCAGGTCCCCATCATCATGCTCACCGCACGCGGCGACGACTTCGACATCGTCGTCGGCCTGGAGGCCGGGGCCGACGACTACATCGTCAAACCAGCCCGCACCGAGATCATCGAAGCCCGGATCAAGGCCGTCCTGCGCCGCCTCAAGGGCCCCGGCGGCCCGCCCGGCGTGGAACACCACGGCGAACTCGCCATCGACCGCGCCGGACTGACCGTCGCCAAGAACGGCGAACGCGTCGCCCTCGCACCCAGCGAGATCAAGCTCCTGCTCCACCTGTCGGCCTCACCCGAACAGGTCTTCTCCCGGCAGCAGCTGCTGGAATACGTGTGGGAGCACAGCTACCACGCCGACGCCCGGCTCGTGGACGCCTGCGTACGCCGGCTGCGCAACAAGGTCGAGGACCCCGACCGCCACCCCCGCTACATACAGACCGTGCGGGGCTTCGGCTACCGCTTCGGCCCCCTCTAG
- the murJ gene encoding murein biosynthesis integral membrane protein MurJ yields MYGSTSSAAPGAAPAAPAPATAAAGAPAKASVLRSGALMAAGSVVSRATGFVRSAVVLAALGAGFLGDGYTVANTVPNILYMLLIGGALNAVFVPELVRAAKEHRDGGAAYTDRLLTACTAALLALTAAAVLAAPLIVDAYTPASYTDAQRATVVALARFCLPQILFYGLFTLLGQVLNARGRFGAMMWTPVLNNIVIIGVFGFFLYASGGGRDALDAADTRLLGIGTTAGIALQALALVPSLRAARFRWRPRFDWRGSGLTRPLRNAGWLVVLVLSNQFAYWVVTKLSTTVGDRAPGYGYAAYTSAYQLWIVPQGIITVSLVTALMPRMSSAAADGDLTAVREDVSYALRSSAALVVPAAALFAALAPWVMDCVSGYGKVTPAEVAAMAGMLAAFAPGLIAYSAQYALARGFYALSDTRTPFFLNLVIVALNAGLSYAAYLLLPVRWAVTGMAAATSLAFIGGAAVTACALSRRLGPRPKGRTTALATHLRLLAACLPAAGAAYAAARAADGLGSFAAAGAGTAALALVVVLLARPLRLAEITDLLDSLRRKAGR; encoded by the coding sequence ATGTACGGATCCACCAGCAGCGCGGCGCCGGGCGCGGCACCCGCGGCCCCGGCACCCGCGACTGCGGCGGCCGGGGCCCCGGCGAAGGCCTCGGTGCTGCGCAGCGGTGCGCTGATGGCCGCCGGCTCCGTCGTCTCCCGCGCCACCGGCTTCGTCCGCTCCGCCGTGGTCCTCGCCGCACTGGGCGCCGGATTCCTCGGAGACGGCTACACCGTCGCCAACACCGTCCCGAACATCCTCTACATGCTGCTCATCGGAGGCGCCCTCAACGCCGTCTTCGTCCCCGAGCTGGTCCGGGCAGCCAAGGAACACCGCGACGGCGGAGCCGCGTACACCGACCGGCTGCTGACCGCCTGCACCGCGGCGCTCCTCGCGCTCACCGCCGCCGCCGTCCTCGCCGCACCGCTGATCGTGGACGCGTACACCCCCGCCTCCTACACGGACGCCCAGCGCGCCACGGTCGTCGCCCTGGCCCGTTTCTGCCTCCCGCAGATCCTCTTCTACGGGCTCTTCACCCTGCTCGGCCAAGTACTCAACGCGCGCGGCCGGTTCGGCGCCATGATGTGGACCCCGGTCCTCAACAACATCGTCATCATCGGCGTCTTCGGCTTCTTCCTGTACGCCTCCGGCGGCGGCCGCGACGCCCTCGACGCCGCCGACACCCGGCTGCTGGGCATCGGCACCACCGCCGGGATCGCCCTCCAGGCCCTCGCCCTCGTCCCCTCGCTGCGCGCCGCCCGCTTCCGCTGGCGCCCCCGCTTCGACTGGCGCGGCAGCGGCCTCACCCGCCCCCTGCGCAACGCGGGATGGCTGGTCGTGCTCGTCCTCAGCAACCAGTTCGCCTACTGGGTGGTGACCAAGCTCTCCACCACCGTCGGCGACCGGGCCCCCGGCTACGGCTACGCCGCCTACACCAGCGCCTACCAGCTGTGGATCGTCCCCCAGGGCATCATCACCGTCTCCCTGGTCACCGCCCTCATGCCCCGGATGAGCTCGGCCGCCGCCGACGGCGACCTCACCGCCGTCCGCGAGGACGTCTCGTACGCCCTGCGCTCCAGCGCCGCCCTCGTGGTCCCCGCCGCCGCGCTCTTCGCCGCACTCGCCCCCTGGGTGATGGACTGCGTCTCCGGATACGGCAAGGTCACCCCCGCCGAGGTCGCGGCCATGGCCGGCATGCTCGCCGCCTTCGCGCCCGGCCTGATCGCCTACTCCGCCCAGTACGCGCTCGCCCGCGGCTTCTACGCCCTCTCCGACACCCGCACCCCCTTCTTCCTGAACCTGGTCATCGTCGCCCTCAACGCCGGCCTGTCCTACGCCGCCTACCTGCTGCTGCCCGTGCGCTGGGCCGTCACCGGCATGGCCGCGGCCACCTCCCTCGCCTTCATCGGCGGCGCCGCCGTCACCGCCTGCGCCCTCTCCCGGCGGCTCGGCCCGCGCCCGAAGGGCCGCACCACCGCCCTCGCCACCCACCTGCGGCTGCTCGCCGCCTGCCTGCCCGCCGCCGGCGCCGCGTACGCGGCCGCCCGCGCCGCCGACGGCCTCGGTTCCTTCGCCGCCGCCGGAGCGGGAACCGCCGCGCTCGCCCTGGTCGTCGTACTCCTCGCCCGGCCGCTGCGCCTGGCCGAGATCACCGACCTGCTGGACTCCCTGCGCCGGAAGGCCGGCCGATAG
- a CDS encoding L,D-transpeptidase — translation MSRTRRTALPRRRTRHAVLAGTALLTLALSACGSGGTDGKAGGDGKGGGTEKGPDMAISVNLTGDQVKAGEPVKVTLADGKFSLVKVVDGKGGELAGQISADGRTWTSERNASPGTDYKVEAQNTASQSATTQFKTSPADKVNKVSINIPKGSTVGVAMPVSLVFDNPVKNKAEVEKQLKVTTSNNTEGAWGWFKDYSGKDRVDWRPKEYWKSGTDVKVDMHLNGVDSGSGGGLFARDYNTEFKIGKDRRMEVSLDTMKMTVTEDGQTVKTIPVSAGTPGGQKASWSGKMVLMAKEGTIRMDSQTVGLGDSYDKMVDYSMRLTWSGMYAHAAPWNSANFGRVNSSSGCVGMSDAEAKSFYERVQVGDPFEVVGSGSKGNAELGNGYGEWNLSWDQWKAKSALAGGGSPQG, via the coding sequence TTGAGCCGTACACGCCGCACCGCACTTCCGCGCCGCCGCACCCGTCACGCCGTGCTGGCGGGCACCGCGCTGCTGACCCTCGCCCTCAGCGCCTGCGGGAGCGGCGGTACGGACGGGAAGGCGGGCGGCGACGGCAAGGGGGGCGGGACGGAGAAGGGCCCGGACATGGCGATCTCGGTGAACCTCACGGGCGACCAGGTCAAGGCCGGCGAGCCGGTGAAGGTGACCCTCGCCGACGGCAAGTTCTCCCTGGTCAAGGTGGTCGACGGCAAGGGCGGGGAGCTGGCGGGGCAGATATCCGCCGACGGCCGGACCTGGACCTCGGAGCGCAACGCCTCCCCCGGCACCGACTACAAGGTCGAGGCGCAGAACACCGCCAGCCAGAGCGCGACCACCCAGTTCAAGACCTCGCCCGCGGACAAGGTGAACAAGGTCTCCATCAACATCCCGAAGGGCAGCACGGTGGGCGTCGCGATGCCCGTCTCGCTGGTCTTCGACAATCCGGTGAAGAACAAGGCCGAGGTCGAGAAGCAACTGAAGGTGACCACCTCGAACAACACCGAGGGCGCCTGGGGCTGGTTCAAGGACTATTCCGGGAAGGACCGGGTGGACTGGCGGCCGAAGGAGTACTGGAAGTCCGGCACCGACGTGAAGGTCGACATGCACCTGAACGGAGTGGACTCCGGTTCCGGCGGCGGGCTCTTCGCGCGCGATTACAACACCGAGTTCAAGATAGGCAAGGACCGCCGGATGGAGGTCAGCCTCGACACCATGAAGATGACGGTGACCGAGGACGGCCAGACGGTGAAGACGATCCCGGTCTCGGCGGGCACGCCCGGCGGCCAGAAGGCCTCCTGGTCCGGGAAGATGGTGCTGATGGCGAAGGAGGGCACCATCCGGATGGACTCCCAGACGGTGGGCCTGGGCGACTCCTACGACAAGATGGTCGACTACTCGATGCGGCTGACCTGGTCGGGCATGTACGCGCACGCCGCGCCCTGGAACTCCGCCAACTTCGGCCGCGTGAACTCCAGCTCGGGCTGCGTGGGCATGAGCGACGCCGAGGCCAAGTCCTTCTACGAGCGGGTGCAGGTCGGCGATCCCTTCGAGGTGGTCGGCAGCGGTTCGAAGGGCAACGCCGAGCTCGGCAACGGGTACGGCGAGTGGAACCTGTCGTGGGACCAGTGGAAGGCGAAGAGCGCCCTGGCCGGCGGCGGCTCCCCGCAGGGCTGA
- a CDS encoding CocE/NonD family hydrolase: MRTRPTTAAAVAALLAATALGLSPHQAQAAPTAATSQTGTSSQVRFHDIPGSGGITLKGNVFTPAGAEPGRKYPLIVLPTSWGMPQIEYIAQAKQLADSGYVVVSYTSRGFWLSGGQIETAGPADIADVSAVIDWALANAPADPGRIGLGGVSYGAGISLLASAHDPRVKAVVALSGWADLIESIYSGRTQHLQAAGMLGAAGHLTGRPGPELQQILGDFLGSKLENEQAMIEWGKKRSASEQVGRINANGAAIMLGNAWGDTIFPPNQYAEFFEKLTGPKRLEFRPGDHATAEATGLLGLPNDTWTNAHRWFDRYLKGERNGVDTEAPVQIKSRSTDGYEGYADWKSVGSGGTERLPLTGSEHVWANVDSGANGGILFLSSILDQFAKAPPAASIPLLPRAFAAVWQSPRYEDERRIRGTVRLHTTVTPTKGDGTFVAYLYDVGPLGIGKLVSNAPYTFHGKTPGQSFGVDLDLFSTAYDVPEGHRLALVVDTVDPLYIEHNPAGAQLTFSSPRTDPSYVSVPLREQ, encoded by the coding sequence ATGAGAACCCGCCCCACCACCGCAGCGGCCGTGGCCGCCCTGCTCGCGGCGACCGCGCTGGGCCTGTCCCCCCATCAGGCCCAGGCGGCGCCGACCGCCGCCACCTCACAGACCGGCACCTCCTCGCAGGTGCGCTTCCACGACATCCCCGGCTCGGGCGGCATCACCCTCAAGGGCAACGTCTTCACCCCGGCCGGCGCCGAGCCCGGCCGGAAGTACCCGCTGATCGTGCTCCCCACCAGCTGGGGCATGCCGCAGATCGAATACATCGCCCAGGCCAAGCAGCTCGCCGACTCCGGCTACGTCGTGGTGAGTTACACCTCCCGCGGCTTCTGGCTCTCCGGCGGGCAGATCGAGACCGCGGGGCCGGCGGACATCGCCGACGTCTCCGCCGTCATCGACTGGGCCCTGGCCAACGCCCCCGCCGACCCCGGCCGCATCGGCCTCGGCGGGGTCTCCTACGGGGCGGGCATCAGCCTGCTGGCCTCCGCGCACGACCCGCGCGTCAAGGCCGTGGTGGCCCTCAGCGGCTGGGCCGACCTCATCGAGTCCATCTACTCCGGCCGCACCCAGCACCTCCAGGCCGCCGGCATGCTGGGCGCCGCCGGCCACCTCACCGGCCGCCCCGGACCCGAACTCCAGCAGATCCTCGGCGACTTCCTCGGCTCGAAGCTGGAGAACGAGCAGGCGATGATCGAGTGGGGGAAGAAGCGCTCCGCCTCCGAGCAGGTCGGCCGGATCAACGCCAACGGCGCCGCGATCATGCTCGGCAACGCCTGGGGCGACACGATCTTCCCGCCCAACCAGTACGCCGAGTTCTTCGAGAAGCTGACCGGCCCCAAGCGCCTGGAGTTCCGCCCCGGCGACCACGCCACCGCCGAGGCCACCGGACTGCTGGGCCTGCCCAACGACACCTGGACCAACGCCCACCGCTGGTTCGACCGCTACCTCAAGGGCGAACGCAACGGGGTCGACACCGAAGCCCCCGTGCAGATCAAGTCCCGCAGCACCGACGGGTACGAGGGCTACGCGGACTGGAAGTCGGTCGGCTCCGGCGGCACCGAGAGGCTCCCGCTCACCGGCAGCGAGCACGTCTGGGCCAACGTCGACTCCGGCGCCAACGGCGGGATCCTCTTCCTCTCCAGCATCCTCGACCAGTTCGCCAAGGCCCCGCCGGCCGCCTCGATCCCGCTGCTCCCCCGCGCCTTCGCCGCCGTCTGGCAGTCCCCGCGCTACGAGGACGAGCGCCGGATCCGCGGCACCGTGCGCCTGCACACCACCGTCACGCCCACCAAGGGCGACGGCACCTTCGTCGCCTACCTCTACGACGTCGGCCCGCTCGGCATCGGCAAGCTCGTCAGCAACGCCCCGTACACCTTCCACGGGAAGACGCCCGGCCAGTCCTTCGGGGTCGACCTGGACCTCTTCTCCACCGCCTACGACGTCCCCGAGGGCCACCGCCTGGCCCTCGTCGTCGACACGGTCGACCCGCTCTACATCGAGCACAACCCCGCCGGCGCGCAGCTGACCTTCTCCTCGCCGCGCACCGATCCCTCGTACGTCTCGGTGCCGCTGCGCGAGCAGTGA
- a CDS encoding amino acid ABC transporter permease translates to MTAHALHGDLESTALYDLPGPRAQRRHLLYGILSTAVILGLLAWILYLLFDTDQFTAAKWSPFAYEGIQELLLRGLGNTLKAFAYASVLSLVLGAVLATGRLSVHRPVRWAATLCVEFFRAMPVLVMIFFIFVALKVQPLPALVAGLTLYNGSVLAEVFRTGVNAVEKGQREAAYALGMRKTQVMTFVLAPQAVRAMLPAIISQLVVALKDTSLGFLITYEEFLHAGKLIASNLDYDLPFIPVVMIVSPVYIGMCMLLSWFATWVARRERRSLKTRAVEVAPAEPGTVLPGR, encoded by the coding sequence ATGACCGCGCACGCGCTGCACGGGGACCTGGAGTCCACGGCCCTCTACGACCTGCCCGGGCCCAGGGCCCAGCGCCGCCACCTCCTCTACGGGATCCTCTCGACCGCGGTGATCCTCGGCCTGCTGGCGTGGATCCTCTACCTCCTCTTCGACACCGACCAGTTCACCGCCGCCAAGTGGAGCCCCTTCGCGTACGAGGGCATCCAGGAGCTGCTGCTCAGAGGGCTCGGCAACACCCTGAAGGCCTTCGCGTACGCCTCCGTGCTGTCGCTGGTGCTCGGTGCGGTGCTCGCGACCGGCAGGCTCTCGGTGCACCGTCCGGTGCGCTGGGCCGCCACCCTGTGCGTGGAGTTCTTCCGGGCCATGCCGGTCCTGGTGATGATCTTCTTCATCTTCGTGGCGCTGAAGGTCCAGCCCCTGCCGGCCCTGGTGGCGGGGCTGACGCTGTACAACGGCTCGGTGCTCGCCGAGGTGTTCCGCACGGGCGTCAACGCCGTGGAGAAGGGCCAGCGCGAGGCGGCGTACGCCCTGGGCATGCGCAAGACGCAGGTGATGACCTTCGTCCTGGCACCGCAGGCGGTCCGGGCGATGCTGCCCGCGATCATCAGCCAGCTGGTGGTGGCCCTCAAGGACACCTCGCTGGGCTTCCTGATCACCTACGAGGAGTTCCTGCACGCGGGCAAGCTGATCGCCTCCAACCTGGACTACGACCTGCCCTTCATCCCCGTCGTGATGATCGTCTCGCCGGTCTACATCGGCATGTGCATGCTGCTGTCCTGGTTCGCCACCTGGGTCGCGCGGCGCGAGCGGCGCAGCCTGAAGACCAGGGCGGTCGAGGTCGCGCCCGCCGAACCGGGCACGGTGCTGCCGGGGAGATAG